TCTTCATGGGATCGGCGGTCAGCGTGCCCTTGCTGGTGGTGTCGGTGGTCAGCTTGCCCGACGCGCTGACATAGGCGAGCGAACCGATCTTGGGCGCGTAGTCGCCAGTGCCATTGCCGCCCGTCACGGTAGCTTTGCCCGAGGTGGGGTCGACATGGTAGTCCGTGTTGACGGTCTTGGTGGTCGTGAACGCATCCTTTTCATCGACGAAGGTGTTGGTCGACACGCCGGAGGTGAAGCTCACCGTGGCGGCGGTGATGCCCGAACCCAGCGTGATGGTTGTGTCGTTGGTCGTGGTGTTGGCTTTGGCCATGGCCAGCAGCGCATCGGACGAGATGGTATTGACGAACGTCACGTTGTTGGCCGTGGTGGTGTTCACGTACGTCTTGCCGCCGATGGAAAGCGACGAGCTGCCGGCTGCTGCGGTGTTGGTCGACACGGCGGTCAGCACGGTGTTGAGCGTGGCGGCGGTGGCTCCGGCGCTGTTGTTGGTCATGTTGCCGCCGGCATCGAGGTACGCCGCCGAGCCATTCATCTTGATGGCGCCCGTGGCATCGACTTCGAAGGTGCTCGACGCCGTGCCGTTGCTGTGGATGTAGGTACCGGTGGTGGTGCCGGTGGCCGGTCGCAACGCGGTGCCCAGGGCGGTGACGGCAGCGGCGCTCGAGGCCGACTTGTCGGTGAACGAGAAGTTCTTGTTGGTGGCATCGTAGGTGTAGGTCGTGCCGGTAGCGGCCGTGCCCACGGTGACCTTGTTGCCGTTTTCAAGCTTGCCGAACACCTGCTCGGCGGTCGCGGCGGCGTGCGTCGTCGTGACTTGCCATTCATTGGCGGCGGTGGTCACGCCGCCCGCGGCCGCCAGGTCGGTGACGGTGGCCGTGCTGTTCTGGGTCACACCCGAGCCGTTGACGTTGAAGCCGTCCAGGCCCAGCGTCTTGATGCTGATTTCCGACAGGTTCAGGCTGATGGTTTCGTTGTCATTGGCGCCGACCTGCAGCGTCAGGGGCTCCGCCTTGGCCGACAGCACCTTCACGCCGTTGAAGTCGGTTTGCTGCGAGATGCGGTCGATGTCCGACAGGCGCTGATTGATTTCGTCCTGCATCGAGTTGCGCTGCTCTTGCGAGTAGCTGCTGTTGCCGGCCTGCACCGCCAGTTCGCGCACGCGTTGCAGGTGGGTGTTGATCTCGGCCGCGGCGCCTTCGGTGGTCTGCGCCAGCGAGATGCCGTCGTTGGCGTTGCGCGCTGCCTGCGTCAGGCCCTTGACGTTGGCGGTGAAGCGGTTGGCGATGGCCATGCCGGCCGCGTCGTCCTTGGCGCTGTTGATGCGCAGGCCCGACGACAGGCGTTCGATCGCGGTGCCGAGCGCCGATTGCGATTTGTTGAGATTGTTCTGCGCGACCAGCGACAGATAGTTGGTATTGATGACTGCGGCCATGTGTAAGCTCCTAGGCAGAGAAAGGCTTGATCGCACCGGGCAGGGAACTGCCCGGTTGCCAACGTGATGAACTGATTCTCAGCATTCAGGTTCGTCCGTTGCCAGGACTACGACATGGCGAAAATGATCTTTAGACAACCGCCGGCCAAACGGCAGTCTTATGATTTTTTATGAGATTTGGTAGCCGCGGCATGCAATGCGAGCGCATGCATGTGCCCATAAAAGAAGGCCCCACCCGCGGATAAGCGGGTGGGGCCTTCGGGCCTTGTCTCTCTTGGGGAAAGTTTGCAAGACACGTGTAGTGTAAGCATTTGGCGCGGCGAGAAACTCACAAATACTCGACACCGTGTGGATCAGGCGTGCATGGCGATGCGGATCATGCTTTCACGCATCACCAGCAAGGAGCCTTCGGAATAGATGTTGCGGATCTGCATGGGCGCGTCGCGCAGGGTCGCGAGTTTCTTGCGCACCCGGTAAAGCAGCGCGTCGATGCGGTGCTGGTCGTAGATGACTTCCGGATAGCCCAGGATCTGCGACATCCGTTTGTGGCTGACGGGAAATTTCGGGCTCTGGATCAGCGTTGCCATGACGATGGATTCCTTTGCCGTCAGGCTCAGCTGTTCGCCGTTCGACGATCGCAGCTGGCGCGATTGCACGTCCAGGGTCCAGTTGCCGCGCAAGACCGGGCCGGGTGTCGCGGTCACGAGCCGGCGTTCGAGCGCGCTGACGGTGACGGCCAGCAGCGCGAGCTGGATCGGCTTGATCAGGTAGTGGTCGGCGCCGTCGCTCAGGCTTTGCAGCTGCGCGGGCATGCGCACGTTGTCGGTCAGCACGATGATGCCCATGGCGGGAAACGCGCGGCGCAACGAGGCGATGTGGTCGAGCATGTCGCCGTCAGGCAGCGATGCCGCCGTCACCAGGATGCCGGGCGGGTCCTGCCGGATGTGCGCCAGCGCGTCCTGCAGGGTGCCGCAGGCGAGCACGCCACGTCCGAGCCCGGCGATGTGGCTCGACACGCTTTCCGCCCATTGCGGCGGATCTTCAACGACAAGGACGCGCATACCTGCACTTGATTTCCCGGGCCACGGATTGTGTCGGCGTCTGGATGGCGGGCCTTCTTCCTCCAGCGCGGCATCATGGAAACGATGCCAATCCGATTCTAGATTTGTCAGTGGCGGAAAACGCGATCAGTAGTCTTACTGGCAGTCTGATAATGATGGCGAAACGGCGTCGCGATGCCGCGCAACGCGACAGGCGCCAGGCACACCACCAGGATGAGGAAGCCGACCTGCGCCAGATAGAACGGCGCGGACCATTGGCCATGGGTGGCGACATACCAGGTGTTGTGCAACACATCGCTGACGATGATCAGCAGCGTCAGCCACACGCCCGCGCGCGGCCGCACGAACAGCAGCGCGGCGGCCAGCGGGTCCAGCAGGGTCAACCCGCTCCAGTAGAGCTTGCTGAAGGTCGAGGTCGCGGCGCCGTAGCCGTAGTCCCACAGCCATCCATGTTCGATGACCGCCACGACATGGTTGTACGTGGCGCCGAGCAGGCATGCGGCGAACAGCATACGGATGGCGAGGGATGCGCGAGGCATCGGGCAGGCTCCACGGCAAGGGATCGGACGGCAGCTTAGCAGAGCGCCTCCGCGCCCTGGGCGGGCCTTCGGTGAAGCGAGCCAGCGGATGATGCGGCCTTGCCGGACCAGGCCGGGCGAGCCATCGACGGTGGTGCGATGTCGACGCATCAATGGACCAGCGCGTCCGGGACGTCGTGCCCCTTCAGAAACAATCGCAACAATAGTTTTCGAGTCGTCAGGCAAGCAATGGGCCCTCGCGCCGCGGGATGACCGCGTATCATCTGGCCACGGCCCGCGTCATTGCTGGCGTTGCGTCCGCCAGTACACCCCGGCCGCGAGAAATCCCGCCGCGCCTTCCGGGCCAGCCGATGTTTCAACCCGCCACGCGGCCATTGCGATCCGGCCCCGAGCCAGTAGCATGCGCGCTCAATACGATTCAGCCTCATTTAAGGACCGATCCATGACCTTGCCGCGCCCGCGCCTTGCCTTGTCCCTCCTGACGCTTACGCTGGCCTTGTCGGGGTGCGTGAACATTCCGTCATCGAACGGGTACGGCACTCGCGACGATCCGCGCTACGGGCAGTTGCTGGACCTGATCAATGAGGCGCTGAAGGCCGACATGGCCGTGGTGCTGGTGGCCGACCTGATGCCGCATGCGTCGCTGAAAGACGCCATGACCATGACGCAGTGGACGCCGACCGTGATCTGGATGCACGAGAAGGCGCCGCAGGTGACCTTCAGCCGCAAGTTCCAGACCAATTCGCTCAAGCGCGATCCCAAGGAAACCTACCTGTTCCAGGCGTTCGAGGTGCATATCCTGCCGCCCGGCAAATACCTGCTGACCGGCGGCGACGACTACAAGCTGAATGCGCTGCTCGACCAGGTCGGTGCCAAGCGCGGACCTGAGGGATCGGGCCGCGGCGCCAACGGCACCGCCTATCTGTCGCCCGAGCTCTATCGCGAGTTCTACAGGCAGGAAGCGTGGCGCGACGCCACCACCCACACCGAGACCAAGACGCGCCAGGTCTGCACCGCCGTGCACATGGCGTCGGGGGCGTGCGTGAGCTGGGGCCAGCAGCAGTACAGCGAGACCACGGCCGGCATGCCGGCGGGCTACTACGAGGAAACCGATTCCCGCGACATTCCCGCCATCAAGGTGCAGGCGCGCATTCCGCCCAAGCAGGCGCTGGCGAGCTTCACGCTGCAAGGCGGCCAGCTGGTGCTGAGCCAGCGCATGCACCTGAAGACGCCCAGCTACAAGTTCCGCCAGCAGTCCTGCCGCGCGGTCGATCCCAAGATGATCGAATGCCCGCTCGAGGACCTGACCGTCTACACCCGCCCGGCGCCGATGGAGTTCACGCGGCAGTTCATCGCGCAGCGCACCAACCTGAGCGCCGAGCACCAGGCGCTGCTGGCCAAGCTGCAGCCCATGCAGATCACGCCGCTGGGCAAGCAGGGCATGGAGGATCCGATCTGGGGCGTGCCGCTGTCGATGGACAAGGGCCGCTAGGCCGGCGCGCGATGCAACGCCATGTCCTTGTCCTGCTGCTGCTCGCGCTGACCCAGATCGTCGGCTGGGGCGTGGTCGGCGTGCTGCCGGTCATCGCCGCCCCGGTCGCATCCGACCTGGGCGCCACCTTGCCCTCGGTGTTCCTGGGCACGTCGGTCATGTATGTCGCGATGGGGCTGGCCGCGCCGCTGGCCGGCCGCGCGTTCCGCCGCTTCGGCACGCGCCGGGCCATGGCGGCGGGCGCCGGGCTGATCGGACTGGGCCTGGCCCTGCTCGCGCTGTCTCCCGGCCTGTGGGCCTTCTGGGCCGCCTGGACGCTGGTCGGCGTGGCGGGCGCGGCGTTCCTGACGACCGGGGCATATGCCTACGTCGTGGAATACGCGCAGGACCGGGCACGCGGGCTCATCGGCACGCTGATGCTGGTGACGGGCCTGGCGGGCAGCGTGTTCCTGCCGGTCACGGCTTTCCTCGATCATCTGATGGGCTGGCGGGCGACACTTATCGTCTACGCCATCTGCATGCTGGCGCTGGTCGGCCCGTTGCTGTGGTTCGGCCTGCCGTCGACCGAGGCCGCGGCGGCCGCGGCCTCGCGCGACGCGGACGGACGCAAGGGCCCGGTGTTCGCGCTGCTGGTGGCCGCCATCGCGCTGAACAGTTTCGTCACCTTCGGCATCCAGGCGGTGGGCGTGCCGCTGCTGCAGGCCATGGACATGGATCTGCCTCGTGCTGTCGCGGTCGCCTCGCTGCTGGGCGTCTTCAAGGTCGGTGGGCGCGTGCTCGACCTGCTGGGCGGGCGGCGCTGGGACGGGCTGTCCACCGGCATCGCTTCCGGCGCGATGATCCCGCTGGGGCTGGCCGTCATCGGGATCGGCGGCGCTGGCCTGCTGCCGGTGATCGGCTTCCTGCTGCTGTTCGGCGTCGGCAGCGGCGCCTTCGCGGTCGCGCGGGCCACCATGCCGCTGGTGTTCTTCGACAAGGCCGGCTATGCGGCGGCGATGGCCACCATCGCGCTGCCGATGAACCTGATCAACGCCTTGGCGCCGCCGCTGCTCGCGGCGTCCATGGACGCCGCCGGCGCGCCGGCCACCTTCGCCATGCTGGGCGGCTTGAGCGTGCTGGCGCTGGCGGTGTTGCTGCTGCTGGGCCGCATGCGGCCGCGGCCGGACCAGGCGCCAGCGGCCTGACGGCCCGGCGCCGCCTCCGCCACCCGCGCCTTCGCCGGTGCCAGCCGCGCCTTCAGCGGCTCTTTCAGCGGCCTCGGGCAGGCTGTCGCGGCCGTTGGCCGCTCACCACCGGTACGTGGCGCTGCCCATCACCACCCGGCGCGTGCCGTAGGCGCACTGCGTCGGCGTCACGCAGATCGCGTACACCTTGTCGAACAGGTTGCTGGCGTTCAGGTCGAAGCGCCAGTGCTGGTTCGCCACGTACCGCAGGCCCAGGTCGACCAGCGTGCGCGGCGGCGCCTTGCCCATGTCGTTGTTGGCGTCGATGAAGGTGGTGCCGACGTAGCGCGCGCCCGCGCCGCCGCCCAGGCCGGCCAGCGGTCCGCTCTGCACCGTGTAGTCCAGCCACAGCGAGGCCATGTGGGCCGGCTGCTGGGTCGGGTGCTTGCCTTCGGTGCCGTCGTTGGCCTTGGTGATCTTGGCGTCCACGTACGAATACGAGCCCAGCATGCGCCAGCCGCCGCCCAGCACCGCCGTGCCTTCGAGCTCTACGCCGCGCGAGCGTTGTTCGCCGGAAGTCGCCGAATAGGTCGGGTCGACGCTGTCGGTGGTCAGCACGTTGGTCATGCGCAGGTCGAACAGCGACAGCGTGGCGAAGCTCTGCGCGCCGTCCGGCTGGAACTTCATGCCCACTTCGTACTGCTTGCCGCGGCTGGGCGAGAACTGGTTGCCGTTGCGATCGCTGCCGATGTTGGGCTGGAACGACTCGGAGTAGCTGAAGTACGGCGCCAGGCCGATATCGCTGCGATACATCAGCGCGCCGCGGAAACTGTTGGCCGCGTCGCGCTGCTCGGTGCGCGCGCCGGTCAGGCGGTTGTCGAGCTTCTGTTCGGCCCAGTCGCGCCGCGCGCCCAGCGTCACCAGCCAGTGGTCGCCATACTTGATCTGGTCCTGCAGGTAGGCGCCCGTCTGGCGCAGGTGCGAGCGCTGGCTCGAGGCAATGCGCGTGATCGCGGGCGAGCCGTCGTAGTTCGGCTGGTACAGGTCCAGCACGCTGTTGGCGCCGCGGCCCTGGGTGCGCAACTGGTCGTAGTCGTAATAGTCCAGGCCGGCCAGCACCGTGTGTTTCCAGTCGCCGTGGGTGAAGCGGCCCTGCAGCTGGTTGTCCAGGCCGAACACGTCCACCTCGCGCATGTCCGAGAAGGGCAGGCGGTTGACGTACCGGAAGTTCTCGGCGGCATCGGGATCGGCTGCGTTCTTCTTGACGAAGCCCAGGCCGTAGCCGGCGGTCTTGACGCGATAGCTCAGGTGCGAATAGCGGAAGTTCTGGCGGAACTGGAAGATGTCGTTGAACTCGTGGTTGAGTTCGTAGCCGAACATGGTCTGCTCGCGCTTGGTGTTATCCAGGTCGGGGTCGCCGACGAAGGTGTTGGTCGGGATCTTGCCATTGGGGTTGCCCAGCGCCGTGCCCTGCGCCGGCAGGAACTGGCCGAAGCCGACGCGATCCTTCTGGTAGCTGGCCAGGATCGTGAGCGAGGTGCGGTCGCCGGGCCGGAAGGTGAACGACGGCGCGATGTAGGTACGGTCGTCCGGCGTGTAGCGCACCTGGGTGTCGGCCTCGCGCACCAGGCCCGTCAGGCGGTACAGCACCTTGTTGTCGTCGTCGAGCGGGCCGCTGAAATCGAACGCCGCCTGCCGGTTGCCGTAGCTGCCGCCGGACAGCTGGATCTCATGCAGGGGGCTGTCGATGGGGCGCTTGGACACCATGTTGATCAGGCCGCCTGGGGCGTTCTGGCCATACAGCACCGACGACGGGCCGCGCAGCACGTCCAGCTGTTCCAGCCCGTAGGGCTCGATGCGGAACTCGGTGTTCGATTGCAGCCGCAGGCCGTTCAGGTACAGGCCCAGCGTCGATTCGCTGACGCCGCGGATGTTGATCCAGTCGTAGCGGGTCTCGGCGCCGGCGTTGTCGGGCAGCACCCCCGCGCTGTAGCGCAGCGCCTGGCTGACGGTCTGCGCGCCCAGCGTGTCCATGGTCTCGCGGGTGATCACCGACACCGATTGCGGCGTTTCCAGCAGCGGCGTGTCGGTCTTGGTGGCGGTGGCGGTGTTGGTCGGCACGAACCCCGGATTGGCGGCCTCGCCTTCGCGCCGCCCGGTCACCGTCACGGCGGGCAGCTCCGCCGTCGCGCCGCTGGCCGGCGCCGGCTGCACCACATAGGCGCCGGGCTGGGAGCCGGGGCGCGCCGTCAGGCCGTGGCGCGCCAGCAGCGCGGCGAAGCCGTCCTGCACGCCATAGCTGCCATGCAGGCCGGCGCTCTGGCGGCCGGCGGTCAGGGCGCCGTCGGCGGACAGGGTGACGCCGGCCTGGCGGGCGTAGGCGTTGAGCACCTGTTCCAGGCTGCCAGCCGGGATGTCGTAGCGGGCGGTCTGGGCCAGCGCCGGCAGCGCCATGGCGGCCAGCGCCAGCGCGGTCAGGGTGGTGAGGGTCTTGCGCGAAGGCATGTCGGGTCCTTGATGAGAGTGAAAGCCGGGGGCTCGCGGATATGGGCGAGGCCCCTCTACTCTCTATCCCGGACGAGATCGCAAAATCTGCAATGGCATTGGCGTCAGCGCGGGCGGACCACCGTCCACCAGCGCGTGTAGGTGTCGATCCGCACCGGCAGGGCATCGGCCAGCGCCCGCAGCGCGCTGTCGGTATCGCGCAGGCTGAAGACGCCGCTGACACGCAGGTGCGCCAGCGCCGGTTCGCCGCGCAGCACGCCGCGGCGATAGCGGCCGATCTCGTCCAGGAACCGCGGCAGCGGCATGGATTCGGCGGCCAGCACGCCATTGGGCCAGCCCGGTTCGCGCGCTTCGCGCGGCCCGTCCTGGCGCAGGCCGTGCGCGTCGTAGCGGCCGGCCTGGTTGCGCGACAGCAGCCGTGTCGCGCCGCCCGCGGCCGGCTGCAGCTCGACCTGGCCTTCCAGCACTTCGACGTCGGTGTAGTCGGCGCCCAGCGACACCGTATAGCGGGTGCCGTGGGCCACCGCGTTGCCATCGCGCGTGGCCACCAGGAAGGGCCGGGCGGCCGGGTCGGAATGGGTGCGCGCCAGCAGGCGGCCGCGCAGCAGCACCACGCGCCGCAGGCTGGCGGAATAGTCGATGTCCACCGCGCTGTCGCTGTCCAGCACCAGTTCGCCGCCATCCGGCAGGCGCAACGCGGTGATCTCGCCGAGCCCGCTGCGGGCATCGGCCCAGGCCGCCTGCCACGGCGACTGTGGCCACCAGCGTGCGCCGCAGACCGCTACGCCGCCGCCCAGCGCCAGCGACAGCAGCGCGCGTCGCGACAGCCGGCGGCCGCGCCGCAGCGCCGGGCCGGCGATGTCGCCGGGCAGGTCGCGCAGCCGTGCGCACAGGCCAGCCACGCGTTGCCAGGCCAGTTCGTGATCGGGGTGCTGACCGCGCCAATGGGCGCAGTCCTGGCGGTCGGCGGCGGTGGCCGCTTCGGACCAGAGCCGTGCGCTCCAGGCGATGGCGGCATTGACGATGGCCGGGTCCAGGCGCCGCTGGTCGTGCAGCGCGTCAGCCATACACCGCCTGGTAGCAGGCGCTGAGCGCGGTCACCATGTACTTCTGCACCGAACTGACGGACACCGCCAGCCGCGCCGCGATCTCCTTGTAGCCGAGGCCGTCCAGCTGCGACAGCAGGAAGGCCTCGCGCGCCTTGGCGGGCAGGCGGTCGAGCATGGCGTCGACTTCGGTGAGGGCCTCGAGAATCAGGGCGCGGGTTTCGGGCGAGGGCACCGAATCGGGCGGCAGCGCCGCGATGGCATCGAGATAGGATTGTTCCAGCGCGCGCCGGCGATGCAGGTCGATCACCAGGCCCTTGGCCACCTGCACCAGGAATGCCCGCGATTGCTCGTCGCGCGCCGGCAGGCGGCCGGAATGCATCAGGCGCAGGTAGGTGTCCTGCGCCAGGTCGGCGGCGTCGCCGTGATTGCCGAGCTTGCCTTGCAGCCAGCGCTTGAGCCAGCCATGGTGCCGGGAATACAGAAGACCGATGTCGAGGGCGTCTGCCATGGCGCGCGGGAATGGATACAAATAAGAACAATTATCATTTTATGAGCAGCGCCTGGCGAAGGCAATCCAAGGCTACTTATTACTGGAATTTATGTAGGGCTTAAGAAATTGCTTGAACCAGCACAGTGAATAGTCGGAAAAACACGCCATTCATAGGGTTATCCCTAATTCAATGCCCGCCCTACCATGCCCGTCCGGCTCAACAAGGCCCCGGAACAACAACAGGCGGCAATCCGCCATCCGGCCGGGGCGATATAGGAAGCAAGCATGTTTCGGCTATTTTCTGGTCTGCGTATCCGCGCCCGCCTGTCTGGCGCATTCCTGATGGTGGCGCTGCTGGGCGGCGCCATCGGCGCCTTCGGCGTATGGGGCCTGGCCCGCATCAACGAGATGAACAGCCAGCTCTACGAAGTCGAATTGCGCGGCCTGTCCGAGATGAAGGACGCCAACCTGCAGCTGGTGTATGCCGGCCGCGCCCGCAACGGCTACCTCGGCGCCGCCAGCGAGCGGGAGCGCGAGGCCATCCGGGCCCAGTTCGACAGCGCCGTGCGGCGCATGGACGCGCTGCGGGACCGCGCCGACGCCTACTACCAGACCGACGACGGGCGCCGCCTGCTGGCCAGCTTCAGGCAGATGGAAGACGCCTGGAAGCGCGATGCCGAGGCCTTCTTCGCCGCCGCCCGCGCGCTGCCGCTGATGCCCAAGGATCCGCGCGCCGTCGAGATCGAGAAGCACGTGATCGCGTCGTCCGAACGGCTGGACAGCCTGATGGACCAGCTGGCCGCGTCCAAGGAAGCCAGCACCGCCCGGTCGGTGCAGGACGGCACCGACCTGTACCAGCGCATGCGCGCCATCATGATCGCGTTGTCGATCGCCGGCGTGGCGCTGGGCATGCTGCTGGGCTGGCTCATGACGCGCGGCATCGTGCGGCCGTTGGGGCTGGCGGTGGATGCCGCGCGCCGCGTGGCCGCCGGCGACCTGACTGGCGACATCCGCGTCGCCACGCGCGACGAGACCGGCGACCTGATGGCCGCGCTCAAGGCCATGAACCACAGCCTGTCGCGCATCGTGCTGGACGTGCGCGATGGCTGCGAGGGCATCGCCTCGGCTTCCTCGCAGATCGCGCAAGGCAATGCCGACCTGTCGCAACGCACCGAGGAGCAGGCCGCGTCGCTGGAACAGACCGCCGCGTCGATGGAGGAACTGACCAGCACCGTGCAGCAGAATGCCGGCAATGCCGGCGCGGCCGAAAAGCTCGTCACCCAGGCCTCGGCCGTGGCGGAGCGCGGCGGCGAGGTGGTCGACGGCGTGGTGCGGACGATGGACGCGATCGCCGACAGCTCGCGCCGCATCGCCGACATCACCAGCGTGATCGACAGCATCGCGTTCCAGACCAACATCCTGGCGCTGAACGCCGCGGTCGAGGCGGCGCGCGCCGGAGAGCAGGGCCG
The window above is part of the Achromobacter deleyi genome. Proteins encoded here:
- a CDS encoding flagellin: MAAVINTNYLSLVAQNNLNKSQSALGTAIERLSSGLRINSAKDDAAGMAIANRFTANVKGLTQAARNANDGISLAQTTEGAAAEINTHLQRVRELAVQAGNSSYSQEQRNSMQDEINQRLSDIDRISQQTDFNGVKVLSAKAEPLTLQVGANDNETISLNLSEISIKTLGLDGFNVNGSGVTQNSTATVTDLAAAGGVTTAANEWQVTTTHAAATAEQVFGKLENGNKVTVGTAATGTTYTYDATNKNFSFTDKSASSAAAVTALGTALRPATGTTTGTYIHSNGTASSTFEVDATGAIKMNGSAAYLDAGGNMTNNSAGATAATLNTVLTAVSTNTAAAGSSSLSIGGKTYVNTTTANNVTFVNTISSDALLAMAKANTTTNDTTITLGSGITAATVSFTSGVSTNTFVDEKDAFTTTKTVNTDYHVDPTSGKATVTGGNGTGDYAPKIGSLAYVSASGKLTTDTTSKGTLTADPMKTLDSAFTKLDKLTGELGAVQNRLESTIANLNNVINNLSGARSRIQDADYATEVSNMSKAQILQQAGTSVLAQANQVPQTVLSLLR
- a CDS encoding response regulator transcription factor, with protein sequence MRVLVVEDPPQWAESVSSHIAGLGRGVLACGTLQDALAHIRQDPPGILVTAASLPDGDMLDHIASLRRAFPAMGIIVLTDNVRMPAQLQSLSDGADHYLIKPIQLALLAVTVSALERRLVTATPGPVLRGNWTLDVQSRQLRSSNGEQLSLTAKESIVMATLIQSPKFPVSHKRMSQILGYPEVIYDQHRIDALLYRVRKKLATLRDAPMQIRNIYSEGSLLVMRESMIRIAMHA
- a CDS encoding MFS transporter: MQRHVLVLLLLALTQIVGWGVVGVLPVIAAPVASDLGATLPSVFLGTSVMYVAMGLAAPLAGRAFRRFGTRRAMAAGAGLIGLGLALLALSPGLWAFWAAWTLVGVAGAAFLTTGAYAYVVEYAQDRARGLIGTLMLVTGLAGSVFLPVTAFLDHLMGWRATLIVYAICMLALVGPLLWFGLPSTEAAAAAASRDADGRKGPVFALLVAAIALNSFVTFGIQAVGVPLLQAMDMDLPRAVAVASLLGVFKVGGRVLDLLGGRRWDGLSTGIASGAMIPLGLAVIGIGGAGLLPVIGFLLLFGVGSGAFAVARATMPLVFFDKAGYAAAMATIALPMNLINALAPPLLAASMDAAGAPATFAMLGGLSVLALAVLLLLGRMRPRPDQAPAA
- a CDS encoding TonB-dependent siderophore receptor, coding for MPSRKTLTTLTALALAAMALPALAQTARYDIPAGSLEQVLNAYARQAGVTLSADGALTAGRQSAGLHGSYGVQDGFAALLARHGLTARPGSQPGAYVVQPAPASGATAELPAVTVTGRREGEAANPGFVPTNTATATKTDTPLLETPQSVSVITRETMDTLGAQTVSQALRYSAGVLPDNAGAETRYDWINIRGVSESTLGLYLNGLRLQSNTEFRIEPYGLEQLDVLRGPSSVLYGQNAPGGLINMVSKRPIDSPLHEIQLSGGSYGNRQAAFDFSGPLDDDNKVLYRLTGLVREADTQVRYTPDDRTYIAPSFTFRPGDRTSLTILASYQKDRVGFGQFLPAQGTALGNPNGKIPTNTFVGDPDLDNTKREQTMFGYELNHEFNDIFQFRQNFRYSHLSYRVKTAGYGLGFVKKNAADPDAAENFRYVNRLPFSDMREVDVFGLDNQLQGRFTHGDWKHTVLAGLDYYDYDQLRTQGRGANSVLDLYQPNYDGSPAITRIASSQRSHLRQTGAYLQDQIKYGDHWLVTLGARRDWAEQKLDNRLTGARTEQRDAANSFRGALMYRSDIGLAPYFSYSESFQPNIGSDRNGNQFSPSRGKQYEVGMKFQPDGAQSFATLSLFDLRMTNVLTTDSVDPTYSATSGEQRSRGVELEGTAVLGGGWRMLGSYSYVDAKITKANDGTEGKHPTQQPAHMASLWLDYTVQSGPLAGLGGGAGARYVGTTFIDANNDMGKAPPRTLVDLGLRYVANQHWRFDLNASNLFDKVYAICVTPTQCAYGTRRVVMGSATYRW
- a CDS encoding FecR domain-containing protein; its protein translation is MADALHDQRRLDPAIVNAAIAWSARLWSEAATAADRQDCAHWRGQHPDHELAWQRVAGLCARLRDLPGDIAGPALRRGRRLSRRALLSLALGGGVAVCGARWWPQSPWQAAWADARSGLGEITALRLPDGGELVLDSDSAVDIDYSASLRRVVLLRGRLLARTHSDPAARPFLVATRDGNAVAHGTRYTVSLGADYTDVEVLEGQVELQPAAGGATRLLSRNQAGRYDAHGLRQDGPREAREPGWPNGVLAAESMPLPRFLDEIGRYRRGVLRGEPALAHLRVSGVFSLRDTDSALRALADALPVRIDTYTRWWTVVRPR
- a CDS encoding sigma-70 family RNA polymerase sigma factor; translation: MADALDIGLLYSRHHGWLKRWLQGKLGNHGDAADLAQDTYLRLMHSGRLPARDEQSRAFLVQVAKGLVIDLHRRRALEQSYLDAIAALPPDSVPSPETRALILEALTEVDAMLDRLPAKAREAFLLSQLDGLGYKEIAARLAVSVSSVQKYMVTALSACYQAVYG
- a CDS encoding methyl-accepting chemotaxis protein, with the translated sequence MFRLFSGLRIRARLSGAFLMVALLGGAIGAFGVWGLARINEMNSQLYEVELRGLSEMKDANLQLVYAGRARNGYLGAASEREREAIRAQFDSAVRRMDALRDRADAYYQTDDGRRLLASFRQMEDAWKRDAEAFFAAARALPLMPKDPRAVEIEKHVIASSERLDSLMDQLAASKEASTARSVQDGTDLYQRMRAIMIALSIAGVALGMLLGWLMTRGIVRPLGLAVDAARRVAAGDLTGDIRVATRDETGDLMAALKAMNHSLSRIVLDVRDGCEGIASASSQIAQGNADLSQRTEEQAASLEQTAASMEELTSTVQQNAGNAGAAEKLVTQASAVAERGGEVVDGVVRTMDAIADSSRRIADITSVIDSIAFQTNILALNAAVEAARAGEQGRGFAVVAGEVRTLAQRSAVAAREINTLINESVSRVEDGTRQADEAGRTMRDVVDSVRRAVTLVREIASASAEQSSGIGQVNVAVTQMDGVTQQNAALVEQAAAAAASLREQAARLSQQVGRFKVDAGLLALPAVQAPGA